Proteins encoded by one window of Ashbya gossypii ATCC 10895 mitochondrion, complete genome:
- a CDS encoding AMI007Wp: MQLVLAAKYIGAGISTIGLLGAGIGIAIVFAALIQGVSRNPSMKDTLFQFAILGFAISEATGLFCLMISFLLLYGV, translated from the coding sequence ATGCAATTAGTATTAGCAGCTAAATATATTGGTGCAGGTATTTCAACAATTGGTTTATTAGGAGCAGGTATTGGTATTGCTATTGTATTTGCAGCTTTAATTCAAGGTGTATCAAGAAATCCATCAATGAAAGATACTTTATTCCAATTTGCTATTTTAGGTTTCGCTATTAGTGAAGCTACAGGTTTATTCTGTTTAATGATTTCTTTCTTATTATTATATGGTGTTTAA